Proteins from a single region of Microbacterium sp. zg-Y818:
- a CDS encoding histidine kinase: MTSSAALLAPAPTQAAPRPTALRLLGALAQLAAMSLAGTALFTMLAVLLSLGLGLLLVLGIGALFLIAFVYVLYATAWLEYARADGLYDYGLPALRTRRMTRPGFGGWLRMLWQQFTDGPMWRGVAGAAIATLLGSAVIWLASTVATGVGLLLSPLFGAEEIPSPWFGLVLEPGWAAVLGGAAVLVSAALLFGIALLDGVLTRAILVPSREAVLAQQAATSDVQRAGAVRASEVERTRIERDLHDGVQPRLVSVGMTLGLAQQKIDSDPDAARELIAEAHTSTKAAITELRQLARGIHASVLDDRGLDAALSALAARSHVPVHLDVRVEGRCTREAEAAVYFAIAESLTNAAKHSHAGECRVVVRRRDDGTLWARVEDNGTGGARVIPGGGLDGIHNRIIAARGTVRLDSPVGGPTSLEVSVPCAS; encoded by the coding sequence ATGACCTCTTCCGCCGCCCTCCTCGCCCCGGCCCCGACGCAGGCGGCGCCCCGCCCCACGGCGCTGCGCCTGCTCGGCGCCCTCGCCCAGCTGGCCGCCATGTCCCTCGCCGGCACAGCACTGTTCACGATGCTCGCTGTGCTGCTGAGCCTGGGACTCGGGCTGCTGCTCGTGCTGGGCATCGGCGCGCTCTTCCTCATCGCCTTCGTGTACGTCCTCTACGCCACCGCGTGGCTGGAGTACGCCCGCGCCGACGGGCTCTACGACTACGGCCTGCCGGCGCTGCGCACCCGGCGCATGACCCGCCCCGGCTTCGGCGGCTGGCTGCGCATGCTGTGGCAGCAGTTCACCGACGGTCCCATGTGGCGCGGCGTCGCCGGGGCCGCGATCGCGACGCTGCTCGGCTCGGCCGTCATCTGGCTGGCCTCGACGGTCGCCACCGGCGTGGGGCTGCTGCTCTCCCCGCTGTTCGGCGCCGAGGAGATCCCCTCCCCCTGGTTCGGGCTCGTGCTCGAGCCGGGCTGGGCGGCGGTCCTGGGCGGGGCCGCCGTGCTGGTCAGCGCCGCGCTGCTGTTCGGCATCGCCCTGCTGGACGGCGTACTCACCCGAGCCATCCTCGTGCCCTCCCGCGAGGCCGTGCTCGCCCAGCAGGCCGCCACCTCCGATGTGCAGCGCGCCGGCGCCGTGCGCGCCAGCGAAGTGGAGCGCACCCGCATCGAACGCGACCTCCACGACGGCGTGCAGCCGCGGCTCGTCTCGGTCGGCATGACGCTGGGCCTCGCCCAGCAGAAGATCGACAGCGACCCGGATGCCGCGCGCGAGCTCATCGCCGAGGCGCACACCTCCACGAAGGCCGCGATCACCGAGTTGCGCCAGCTGGCGCGCGGCATCCATGCCTCCGTGCTCGACGACCGCGGGCTCGACGCCGCGCTCTCGGCCCTCGCCGCCCGGTCGCACGTTCCCGTGCACCTGGACGTGCGAGTCGAGGGCCGCTGCACCCGCGAGGCCGAGGCGGCCGTGTACTTCGCCATCGCCGAGTCGCTCACCAACGCGGCCAAACACTCCCACGCGGGCGAATGCCGCGTCGTGGTGCGCCGCCGCGACGACGGGACGTTGTGGGCCCGCGTCGAGGACAACGGCACCGGCGGGGCCCGCGTGATCCCCGGCGGAGGCCTCGACGGCATCCACAACCGCATCATCGCCGCCCGCGGGACCGTGCGCCTGGACAGCCCCGTCGGGGGACCGACCTCTCTGGAAGTGAGCGTGCCGTGCGCATCCTGA
- a CDS encoding response regulator transcription factor — protein MRILICEDSALLREGLVRLLEDAGHSVVAALPDAHDLQAVVAQTAPDLCILDVRLPPTFTDEGIRAALVLRAEHPHLPVLVLSQYVEERYASELIAGRGGALGYLLKDRVADVGDFVETVAQIGAGATVFDPEVVSQLLARRARDDRMARLTDRERTVLALIAEGKSNQAIARTLHVSEASVEKYITSLFQKLDLEQDESGNRRVLAALAHLEHGGDLPQTGASR, from the coding sequence GTGCGCATCCTGATCTGCGAAGACTCCGCGCTGCTGCGCGAAGGGCTCGTGCGCCTGCTCGAAGACGCCGGCCACAGCGTGGTCGCCGCCCTCCCCGACGCCCACGACCTGCAGGCCGTGGTCGCCCAGACCGCTCCGGACCTGTGCATCCTCGATGTGCGGCTGCCTCCCACGTTCACCGACGAGGGCATCCGCGCGGCCCTCGTGCTGCGGGCGGAGCACCCGCACCTCCCGGTGCTGGTGCTCAGCCAGTACGTCGAGGAGCGGTACGCGTCGGAGCTGATCGCCGGGCGCGGCGGGGCTCTGGGCTACCTGCTCAAGGACCGGGTCGCCGATGTCGGCGACTTCGTCGAGACCGTCGCCCAAATCGGCGCAGGCGCCACCGTCTTCGATCCCGAGGTGGTCTCGCAGCTGCTGGCGCGCCGCGCCCGCGACGACCGCATGGCCCGCCTGACCGACCGGGAGCGCACCGTGCTCGCCCTCATCGCCGAAGGAAAGTCCAACCAGGCGATCGCGCGCACGCTGCACGTCAGTGAGGCGAGCGTGGAGAAGTACATCACCTCCCTCTTCCAGAAACTCGACCTCGAGCAGGACGAATCCGGCAACCGACGGGTGCTGGCAGCGCTCGCACATCTCGAGCACGGCGGCGACCTGCCGCAGACAGGAGCATCACGATGA
- a CDS encoding DUF4097 domain-containing protein, with protein sequence MAIIAIVVGAVIIIGAVATGVIGSIVRAAGTTDDRIVVDATGVDSLDVDVAAGDVRVLFTDTDEAVLDVTAAAGGGQWTLDRDGDELVVRSPDRWFGGWWFYDGPTRVVLELPESLQGAALDATLTLSAGSLDVDGEFGALELEVNAGELTLAGAAAEVDVSVNAGRADLEIADVATADLDVSAGGLKAVFTGDAPDDVAIDVSAGSLDLAVPSGAYRVASDVSAGGLDNRLETSTQASRLITVTVSAGDVTLRSGR encoded by the coding sequence GTGGCCATCATCGCCATCGTCGTGGGTGCGGTCATCATCATCGGCGCGGTCGCCACCGGCGTCATCGGCTCGATCGTGCGGGCGGCCGGCACCACCGACGATCGCATCGTCGTGGATGCCACAGGGGTCGACTCTCTCGATGTCGACGTGGCCGCGGGCGATGTGCGGGTGCTCTTCACCGACACCGACGAGGCGGTGCTCGATGTGACCGCGGCGGCCGGCGGTGGGCAGTGGACCCTCGACCGTGACGGCGATGAGCTGGTCGTGCGCTCACCGGACCGCTGGTTCGGCGGCTGGTGGTTCTACGACGGTCCCACGCGGGTCGTGCTGGAGCTGCCCGAGAGCCTGCAGGGCGCCGCGCTCGATGCGACGCTCACCCTGTCGGCGGGATCGCTCGACGTCGACGGCGAGTTCGGCGCGCTCGAACTCGAGGTCAATGCCGGGGAACTCACCCTGGCAGGTGCCGCTGCCGAGGTCGACGTGAGCGTCAACGCCGGCCGCGCCGACCTGGAGATCGCCGATGTGGCCACGGCCGACCTCGATGTCAGCGCCGGTGGACTGAAGGCGGTGTTCACCGGCGACGCGCCCGACGACGTCGCGATCGACGTCAGCGCCGGGTCGCTCGACCTCGCGGTGCCGAGCGGTGCCTACCGCGTCGCCTCCGACGTGTCGGCGGGGGGCCTCGACAACCGTCTCGAGACGTCGACGCAGGCCTCGCGGCTCATCACGGTCACCGTGTCGGCCGGCGACGTCACCCTGCGCTCGGGGCGCTGA